In Hallerella succinigenes, the following are encoded in one genomic region:
- a CDS encoding porin family protein, with the protein MLQKWILGIMLATGITFAAVGSEDKNMAVGGWLQGGNSGEHAGLDLEFRHGAMNTLDLYTSFEFSKHDNSLGVYLGYYWHLYDVIPLPQQYGRMSLYFGPAAGMGWWQSDLFDELGNEYDSESGLAFRAGIVGGWGWEFPKPVPLEFYIELNPVGEYHYMWYDDDHKSDWQLPDFYVRFGLRFWF; encoded by the coding sequence ATGCTTCAAAAGTGGATTCTAGGAATTATGCTCGCCACAGGCATTACCTTTGCCGCAGTCGGTTCGGAAGATAAGAATATGGCTGTCGGCGGATGGCTTCAGGGCGGGAACAGCGGTGAACATGCCGGCTTGGATTTGGAATTTCGCCATGGTGCAATGAACACGCTCGATCTTTACACGAGTTTTGAATTTAGCAAGCACGATAATTCCTTGGGTGTTTACCTGGGCTATTACTGGCATCTTTACGATGTGATTCCGCTACCGCAGCAGTACGGCCGTATGAGCCTTTATTTTGGTCCTGCAGCTGGTATGGGCTGGTGGCAATCGGATCTTTTTGATGAACTCGGCAATGAGTATGATTCGGAATCCGGTTTGGCGTTCCGCGCGGGTATCGTGGGCGGCTGGGGCTGGGAATTCCCGAAGCCGGTCCCTCTGGAATTTTACATCGAACTCAATCCGGTCGGAGAATATCACTACATGTGGTATGATGACGACCATAAATCCGATTGGCAACTGCCGGACTTTTATGTGCGCTTCGGCTTGCGCTTCTGGTTTTAA
- a CDS encoding ATP-binding cassette domain-containing protein encodes MKEALRVEKISVYYPMRSGVFSRVSDYLKAVQNVSFSLAEGEILAVIGESGCGKSTLAQALVGLLPWHSGTYSVFGKEVDVNSAKAIAQVRKSVQMVFQDPYSSLNPRQTIAQILTYPLIARGTSKSEALEKAKKELDLVGLPNDSLSRYPHEFSGGQRQRIGIARALMVDPKVIIADEVTSALDVSVQAQVLKLLEKLRQELGISIIFISHDLLTVRSFADNVIVMYKGREVEKGVASEVLKNPQHAYTKALIASVPTLDFERPPQVFTGDPSLFLADVETPTESAS; translated from the coding sequence ATGAAAGAAGCTCTGCGTGTTGAGAAAATTTCCGTTTACTATCCCATGCGCAGTGGGGTATTTTCCCGTGTTTCCGATTATTTGAAAGCAGTCCAGAATGTTTCCTTCTCTTTGGCAGAAGGAGAAATTTTGGCGGTAATCGGGGAATCGGGCTGCGGAAAAAGTACGCTAGCGCAGGCTCTGGTGGGCCTTTTGCCGTGGCATTCCGGAACCTATTCCGTCTTCGGAAAAGAAGTCGACGTGAATTCGGCAAAAGCCATTGCACAGGTGCGCAAGTCCGTGCAGATGGTCTTTCAAGATCCGTATTCCAGTTTGAATCCTCGCCAGACGATTGCGCAGATTTTAACGTATCCGTTGATCGCCCGTGGAACTTCCAAAAGCGAAGCCTTGGAAAAGGCGAAAAAGGAACTCGATCTCGTCGGGCTTCCAAACGATTCGCTGTCACGCTATCCGCATGAATTCTCGGGAGGCCAGCGTCAGCGCATCGGAATTGCCCGCGCTTTGATGGTCGATCCCAAGGTAATCATTGCGGACGAAGTCACAAGCGCTCTCGACGTCTCCGTTCAGGCTCAAGTCTTAAAATTGCTTGAAAAGCTTCGCCAGGAACTCGGCATTTCGATCATCTTTATTTCGCACGATCTTTTGACAGTACGTTCTTTTGCAGATAACGTCATTGTGATGTACAAGGGTCGTGAAGTCGAAAAAGGAGTTGCCTCGGAAGTCTTAAAAAATCCACAGCACGCTTACACCAAGGCCTTGATTGCAAGCGTTCCGACGTTGGATTTTGAACGCCCTCCGCAGGTTTTTACCGGTGATCCGAGCCTCTTCCTTGCCGACGTGGAAACTCCGACGGAGTCTGCTTCATGA
- a CDS encoding UDP-N-acetylmuramate--L-alanine ligase translates to MKLSQDQSFFFVGVAGSGMSAIAQYLAGKGFSVSGSDRKFSSADGDKVRAQLEAEGIKCFPQDGSGVNEKLTAIVVSTAIEESNPDLKRALELNVPRMHRSEMLAKISESTKTICVSGTSGKSTVTGMIWHILNDAKLSPSILSGAGLVTLEKQGKIGNGVAGTGEWLVAEADESDGTLVRYSPEIGVILNIGKDHKEISELQKIFAEFSHNVTSKNKTLIVNEADELAEAYSVNHLDDFGLESKCGIQGSDFRPEGYSITFRVHYRGELVKFKVPLPGHHNMMNALAAIAVAVRIGVPLRKCADALESFEGIHRRHQILGTFNGVTVVDDFAHNPAKIAASISAAQDFTEGRVIAYFQPHGFGPTRFLRNDLVASIAGALRKQDSVFFSEIYYAGGTVTRDISSGDLASDLKAKNVDAHFVADRSACGVEMAKFAKPGDTILVMGARDPSLSDFAKEVSKELA, encoded by the coding sequence ATGAAACTTTCTCAAGATCAGTCGTTCTTTTTTGTAGGCGTCGCAGGCTCTGGCATGAGCGCGATCGCTCAATATTTGGCCGGAAAAGGTTTTTCTGTTTCCGGTTCGGACCGTAAATTTTCGAGCGCCGATGGCGACAAGGTTCGCGCTCAGCTCGAAGCGGAAGGCATCAAGTGCTTTCCTCAAGATGGCTCTGGCGTGAACGAAAAATTGACGGCGATAGTCGTCAGTACGGCCATTGAAGAATCCAACCCGGATTTAAAACGGGCACTTGAACTGAATGTTCCCCGTATGCATCGCAGCGAAATGCTCGCCAAAATTTCGGAAAGCACCAAAACGATCTGCGTCAGCGGTACGAGCGGTAAAAGCACCGTGACCGGTATGATCTGGCATATTCTGAATGACGCAAAGCTCTCGCCTTCGATTCTTTCGGGCGCGGGTCTTGTGACGCTCGAAAAGCAGGGCAAGATCGGAAACGGCGTCGCGGGCACAGGCGAATGGCTCGTTGCCGAAGCCGATGAAAGCGATGGAACTCTTGTCCGCTATTCTCCAGAAATCGGCGTGATTTTGAACATTGGAAAGGACCACAAGGAAATTTCCGAATTACAAAAGATTTTTGCTGAATTTTCGCACAATGTGACGAGCAAAAATAAAACGCTCATTGTGAACGAAGCCGACGAGCTTGCCGAAGCTTATAGTGTAAATCACCTGGACGATTTTGGACTCGAATCGAAATGCGGAATTCAAGGCTCCGATTTTAGGCCGGAAGGCTACTCCATCACGTTCCGCGTGCATTACCGAGGAGAGCTTGTCAAGTTCAAAGTCCCACTGCCCGGACATCACAATATGATGAACGCTCTTGCGGCGATCGCCGTCGCGGTGCGCATCGGCGTCCCACTTCGCAAGTGTGCGGATGCGCTCGAATCCTTCGAGGGCATCCATCGCCGCCATCAAATCCTTGGAACCTTTAACGGCGTGACCGTGGTCGATGACTTCGCCCACAATCCTGCGAAAATCGCAGCGAGCATTTCTGCTGCCCAAGACTTTACCGAGGGCCGCGTCATCGCCTACTTCCAGCCGCATGGATTTGGCCCGACCCGTTTTTTGCGTAACGATCTGGTCGCTTCGATTGCAGGCGCTCTCCGCAAACAGGACAGTGTTTTCTTCAGTGAAATTTATTACGCGGGCGGAACCGTGACCCGAGACATCTCTTCGGGAGATCTCGCAAGCGATCTAAAGGCCAAGAATGTGGATGCCCACTTTGTCGCAGACCGTTCTGCCTGTGGCGTCGAAATGGCCAAGTTTGCAAAACCCGGTGACACGATACTTGTGATGGGCGCTCGCGATCCGAGCCTTTCCGATTTTGCCAAAGAAGTTTCCAAGGAGCTTGCATGA
- the dnaA gene encoding chromosomal replication initiator protein DnaA — MNPQLEKCLELLHGKISDAVYNDLFANLELSNVTDRRVSVLFPAGKDVKAYLPYKVLLEMSWQEATGQHLEFEFQHPEANPSVSTPTNEFCQSIKLAEEFSFENFVVGDKSKLAFSAAFAVAENPDHSKYNPLFIYGASGLGKTHLLQAIGNYILGNATGKVVRYIPANDFQREYTESIRNGNTNEWSSFYRNDVDVLLIDDIQNWSGSTETQNEFFHIFNTLHQAGKQIVLTSDAPAAEVKSLSDRLVSRFSSGLTVDIQPPALETREAILRKKAINSHLDISDDVFAYLAENIEGSVRPLEAAIVRLAMQSSLLKQDISISLARQVVADIIPNIKRRVGIESVIHAVSQYFEVPEDKLLEAGRGTKEVAHARQVAMYLMKTLTTLSLKSVGMRFGNRDHSTVMHAIKTIENEMREDATFSRVVETLKANIH, encoded by the coding sequence ATGAATCCGCAACTTGAGAAATGTTTGGAACTTTTGCACGGCAAGATTTCTGATGCCGTCTACAATGATTTATTTGCGAATTTGGAGCTTTCGAATGTAACCGATCGCCGTGTCTCCGTCCTGTTCCCTGCGGGCAAGGATGTGAAGGCGTATTTGCCGTATAAGGTCCTTTTGGAAATGAGCTGGCAGGAAGCGACCGGCCAGCATCTTGAATTTGAATTTCAGCACCCAGAAGCCAACCCTTCCGTTTCGACCCCGACAAACGAATTTTGCCAATCGATTAAACTCGCGGAAGAATTCAGCTTCGAAAACTTTGTGGTCGGCGACAAGTCGAAACTCGCCTTTAGCGCAGCCTTTGCCGTTGCCGAAAATCCGGATCACAGCAAGTACAATCCGCTGTTCATCTACGGAGCTTCGGGTCTTGGCAAAACGCACCTTTTGCAGGCGATTGGCAATTACATTCTGGGCAATGCGACGGGCAAGGTCGTCCGTTACATCCCGGCAAACGACTTCCAGCGCGAATACACGGAAAGCATTCGAAACGGTAACACGAACGAATGGTCTTCCTTCTACCGCAATGATGTGGACGTCTTGTTGATTGACGACATTCAAAACTGGAGCGGTTCGACCGAAACCCAAAACGAATTCTTCCACATTTTCAACACGTTGCACCAGGCGGGCAAGCAAATCGTTCTGACCTCCGACGCCCCAGCAGCCGAAGTCAAGAGTCTTTCCGACCGCCTCGTGAGCCGTTTTTCTTCGGGCCTCACCGTCGACATTCAGCCGCCGGCGCTCGAAACGCGCGAAGCCATTCTCCGCAAAAAGGCGATTAACAGCCACCTGGACATTTCCGACGACGTGTTCGCCTACCTCGCTGAAAACATCGAAGGCAGTGTGCGACCGCTCGAAGCGGCGATCGTTCGCCTTGCGATGCAGTCGAGCCTTTTGAAGCAGGACATCAGCATTTCGCTCGCCCGCCAGGTCGTCGCAGACATTATCCCGAACATCAAGCGTCGCGTCGGAATCGAATCCGTGATTCACGCCGTTTCGCAATACTTTGAAGTTCCGGAAGACAAGCTTTTGGAAGCGGGCCGCGGTACAAAGGAGGTCGCCCACGCTCGCCAGGTCGCCATGTACCTGATGAAAACGCTCACGACCCTCAGCTTAAAGAGCGTCGGTATGCGTTTTGGCAACCGCGACCATTCCACGGTCATGCACGCGATTAAAACCATTGAAAACGAAATGAGGGAAGACGCAACGTTCTCGCGTGTGGTCGAAACCTTAAAGGCTAACATCCACTAA
- a CDS encoding RluA family pseudouridine synthase: protein MQKKTTKNPSPEFPKFVISEKDVGERLDKFLQAKLKDYSRTDVQKLITEGHVVAGGSVAKKNLRLTEGMLVALDALPQKEASELKPEKMKLNIVYEDDDVAVIFKPRGVVVHPGAGALSGTLAAGLLYHFKDKLSTVNGPLRPGIVHRLDKDTPGLMVVAKNDKAHRSLAKQLETRTLHRKYEALIWGHPRDLSGEIELPVGRDPKSRVRMAVVRDGKYAKTRYKAKEFFAIATLMEYELDTGRTHQIRVHSRYTGHPIVGDPIYEGREASLHRIPPLYHDTAEELLKIAPAQLLQAVEIMFVHPKTRKKMTFSVPLEKPFEKAVKFLEKECLQKAPTFDEDSSFRDFDEAEVNHPYLEEDPIEEEESDYEEEPVKERLTRAERLAMKKERIKKRKAIEAEKREKKAKREAEKRGEVYVKKASDTVTGYEPTIDPAYLE from the coding sequence ATGCAGAAGAAAACAACGAAGAATCCCTCTCCTGAGTTTCCTAAGTTTGTCATTTCCGAAAAGGATGTCGGGGAACGCTTAGACAAGTTCCTTCAGGCAAAGCTGAAGGATTATTCCCGCACGGATGTCCAAAAGCTCATCACGGAAGGTCACGTCGTCGCGGGCGGTTCTGTCGCCAAAAAGAATTTGCGATTGACCGAAGGCATGCTCGTTGCCCTCGACGCTCTTCCGCAAAAGGAAGCCTCAGAACTGAAGCCAGAAAAGATGAAGCTGAACATCGTCTATGAAGATGACGATGTGGCTGTGATTTTTAAGCCGCGCGGAGTGGTAGTACACCCGGGCGCAGGCGCTCTTTCGGGAACTCTCGCCGCTGGACTTCTGTACCACTTTAAGGATAAGCTTTCGACCGTGAACGGTCCGCTCCGTCCGGGGATTGTTCACCGTCTGGACAAGGATACGCCGGGCCTAATGGTTGTCGCCAAGAACGACAAGGCGCACCGCAGTCTCGCAAAGCAGCTTGAAACGAGAACGCTTCACCGCAAGTACGAAGCTTTGATTTGGGGACATCCGCGCGATCTTTCTGGAGAAATCGAATTGCCGGTGGGACGCGATCCCAAGTCTCGCGTGCGCATGGCGGTTGTCCGCGATGGAAAGTATGCGAAGACGCGTTACAAGGCGAAGGAATTTTTTGCGATTGCGACGCTCATGGAATATGAACTGGATACGGGCCGTACTCACCAGATTCGTGTACATTCCCGTTATACAGGACATCCGATTGTGGGCGACCCCATTTATGAAGGCCGAGAAGCTTCGTTGCACCGCATTCCGCCGCTTTACCACGATACTGCGGAAGAACTTTTGAAAATCGCTCCGGCGCAGCTTTTGCAGGCGGTCGAAATCATGTTCGTGCATCCGAAAACGCGTAAGAAGATGACGTTCTCGGTGCCTCTCGAAAAACCTTTTGAAAAGGCTGTGAAATTCCTTGAAAAGGAATGCTTGCAGAAGGCTCCGACGTTCGATGAAGATTCGAGCTTCCGCGACTTTGACGAAGCGGAAGTCAACCATCCGTATTTGGAAGAAGATCCGATCGAAGAAGAGGAATCCGATTACGAAGAAGAACCGGTGAAGGAACGTTTAACGCGTGCCGAACGCTTGGCGATGAAAAAGGAACGCATCAAAAAGCGCAAGGCGATCGAAGCGGAAAAACGGGAAAAGAAAGCTAAGCGCGAAGCCGAAAAACGTGGCGAAGTCTATGTGAAAAAAGCCTCGGATACGGTGACCGGATACGAACCGACAATCGACCCTGCGTATTTGGAATAA
- the lspA gene encoding signal peptidase II, whose product MSERFRLLKSWKFHLAFIFASIFVDQATKIWAVAYLEASEDFPTGRIVPVIGDLLQFRLAYNFGAAFSSRPQDLLPFLSPTVFFLVISLVAVVVLFSFYRSVKQGDFLVRTGIAMILSGALGNLADRVRIGKVVDFIDCDFPDFIMQRWPTFNFADCCVTVGVALVLISPVIYKWIAYNPAGSNAEENNEESLS is encoded by the coding sequence ATGAGTGAACGTTTTCGTCTTTTGAAGTCGTGGAAGTTCCACCTTGCCTTTATTTTCGCATCCATCTTTGTCGATCAAGCGACAAAGATCTGGGCGGTGGCGTATCTCGAAGCGAGCGAAGATTTTCCGACCGGAAGAATCGTGCCGGTAATCGGCGACTTGCTGCAATTCCGTTTGGCGTATAACTTTGGCGCCGCGTTCAGCAGCCGTCCGCAGGATCTTTTGCCGTTCCTCTCTCCGACAGTTTTCTTTTTGGTCATTTCCCTTGTCGCCGTCGTGGTGCTGTTCAGCTTTTACCGTTCGGTCAAGCAGGGCGATTTTTTGGTGCGCACGGGAATTGCGATGATTCTTTCCGGGGCGCTTGGAAATTTGGCAGACCGCGTCCGCATCGGTAAGGTGGTGGACTTTATTGACTGCGATTTCCCGGATTTTATTATGCAGCGTTGGCCCACGTTCAATTTTGCCGATTGCTGTGTTACGGTCGGTGTGGCTCTGGTCCTTATTTCCCCGGTAATCTATAAATGGATTGCGTATAATCCAGCAGGTTCGAATGCAGAAGAAAACAACGAAGAATCCCTCTCCTGA
- a CDS encoding squalene/phytoene synthase family protein — translation MSKLNATEIKNAFQYADKMLLLVSRTFALNINRLSGNLRKSVLLAYLYLRMADTVEDDANLPKDDKLRLLGLFSAIFAKDADVDSATEAFVKALPEYFKNSDDPNYDLCLHSQTVVPLLWTLDKEYVQPVCDTVVEMCEGMASSIQQMSASLEKGWFTLETMSDLSRYCYYVAGIVGKLLTKVFAAKNSAITEEKLYKLQTYDVSFGLALQLTNIIKDVREDSERKVCFVPEMICHCHGFESSPAMFAPNADRKARASVMKELVGEAWKHLSDAIEYTVTLPRRNPQIRLFCLWPLFMAAKNLSIMGDCSHLFDKDHKVKITRDDVKDIIKSTTLHFYSNSWIRKTFEALRDGV, via the coding sequence ATGAGCAAGCTTAACGCGACAGAAATCAAGAACGCGTTCCAGTATGCCGACAAGATGCTTTTGCTCGTGTCGCGTACTTTTGCGCTGAATATCAACCGCCTTTCTGGAAACCTGCGCAAGTCGGTGCTTCTCGCTTACCTGTATCTGCGCATGGCGGATACGGTCGAAGACGATGCGAATCTTCCCAAAGACGACAAGCTTCGCCTTCTCGGACTCTTCTCTGCGATCTTTGCGAAAGACGCCGATGTGGACTCTGCGACGGAAGCCTTTGTGAAGGCTCTCCCGGAATATTTCAAAAATTCCGATGATCCGAATTACGACCTTTGCCTGCATTCCCAGACGGTCGTTCCGCTGCTCTGGACTCTGGACAAGGAATATGTGCAGCCGGTCTGTGACACGGTCGTCGAAATGTGCGAAGGCATGGCAAGTTCCATTCAGCAGATGAGCGCATCGCTTGAAAAGGGATGGTTTACCCTCGAAACGATGTCAGACCTTTCGCGCTATTGCTATTACGTTGCAGGAATCGTCGGTAAACTTTTGACCAAAGTTTTTGCCGCCAAAAACTCGGCGATTACCGAAGAAAAACTTTATAAGCTCCAGACCTATGACGTGAGCTTTGGACTTGCCTTGCAGCTCACGAACATCATCAAGGACGTGCGTGAAGATTCCGAACGCAAGGTTTGCTTTGTTCCGGAAATGATCTGCCACTGTCACGGTTTTGAAAGTTCCCCGGCGATGTTTGCCCCGAATGCAGACCGCAAGGCGCGTGCTTCGGTCATGAAAGAACTCGTCGGCGAAGCCTGGAAGCATTTGTCGGATGCAATCGAATACACGGTGACGCTTCCGCGTCGCAATCCGCAGATTCGACTCTTCTGCCTTTGGCCGCTTTTTATGGCGGCCAAGAACCTTTCGATCATGGGCGACTGCTCGCATCTTTTCGATAAGGATCACAAGGTCAAGATTACCCGTGACGACGTAAAGGATATCATCAAGTCAACGACGCTTCACTTCTATTCCAATTCCTGGATCAGGAAGACTTTCGAAGCTTTGAGGGATGGTGTATGA
- the xseB gene encoding exodeoxyribonuclease VII small subunit has translation MSEQNNRYQNAMNRLEEILSKIDQSDVSVDELASQVEEATKLLRECKAILSDTEKNVQKALSDLNEEAEKDSES, from the coding sequence ATGAGCGAACAAAATAACCGCTATCAGAACGCGATGAATCGCTTGGAAGAAATCCTTTCCAAAATCGACCAGAGCGATGTGAGCGTTGACGAACTCGCAAGTCAGGTAGAAGAAGCGACCAAGCTTTTGCGCGAATGCAAGGCAATCCTTTCGGATACCGAAAAGAATGTGCAGAAGGCTCTTTCCGATTTGAACGAAGAAGCGGAAAAGGATTCCGAATCTTAA
- a CDS encoding NAD(P)-dependent oxidoreductase yields MLFEDLIQEHYDSNEYPALAALAEEWEETRPFEGLKVLVATPIFRNSLVQYEALIAGGADLYAGRTVEGTVVPCDVEIVELLQESEIPVLSPEMVLDMEQEDDYFDLILDCAGQFSACHPRIGFVELTKTGVPYYEDVDFPVFIADSGIIKRIETSLGTGDGYFRGLEKAGYSNFEKKKFVVFGSGKVGCGIALQGLSRGAEVVTVTDTSRRNTSNDFILTLEANGIEVVDKNDSAKVSQRILEADFVVTATGMKDALASEALQSALANTKAVLANMGVEDEFSEDFPEERVLNKKLALNFSLEEPTHLKYIDASLALHAALGERLVLERDGVIDAEDENSKGLRNPPAEIEQKLLGITMQNGIIGAEIAEMMGFKET; encoded by the coding sequence ATGCTTTTCGAAGACCTAATCCAGGAACATTACGACTCAAACGAGTATCCCGCTTTAGCGGCTCTTGCCGAAGAATGGGAAGAAACCCGTCCTTTTGAAGGACTCAAGGTTCTGGTCGCAACACCGATCTTCCGAAACAGTCTGGTCCAGTACGAAGCTTTGATTGCAGGCGGAGCCGATCTTTATGCGGGCCGTACTGTCGAAGGTACCGTCGTACCATGCGACGTCGAAATCGTGGAACTTTTACAGGAAAGTGAAATTCCCGTTCTTTCGCCCGAAATGGTTCTGGACATGGAACAGGAAGATGATTATTTCGATCTGATCCTCGACTGCGCTGGACAGTTTTCCGCCTGCCATCCGAGAATCGGATTTGTGGAACTGACAAAGACAGGCGTTCCCTATTACGAAGATGTCGATTTCCCCGTTTTCATTGCCGACAGCGGCATTATTAAGCGGATAGAGACTTCCCTTGGCACTGGCGACGGTTATTTCCGCGGTCTTGAAAAGGCCGGCTATTCGAATTTTGAAAAGAAGAAGTTCGTCGTTTTCGGAAGCGGTAAAGTCGGCTGCGGAATCGCCCTGCAGGGTTTAAGCCGTGGCGCAGAAGTGGTGACGGTTACGGACACCAGCCGTCGCAATACTTCGAACGATTTCATCTTGACCTTGGAAGCGAACGGCATCGAAGTCGTGGACAAGAACGACTCGGCAAAGGTTTCCCAGCGGATTCTAGAAGCGGACTTTGTCGTGACAGCGACCGGTATGAAGGACGCCCTCGCAAGCGAAGCGTTGCAAAGCGCCTTGGCAAACACAAAGGCTGTCCTTGCAAACATGGGCGTCGAAGATGAATTCAGCGAAGACTTTCCGGAAGAACGCGTTCTGAACAAAAAGCTCGCGTTGAACTTTAGCCTAGAAGAGCCTACGCATTTGAAGTACATAGACGCATCCCTTGCGCTGCATGCGGCACTCGGCGAGCGCCTGGTTTTGGAACGCGATGGCGTGATCGACGCGGAAGACGAAAACAGCAAGGGCCTTCGCAATCCACCGGCAGAAATCGAACAAAAACTTTTGGGCATCACCATGCAAAATGGCATCATCGGGGCTGAAATTGCCGAAATGATGGGATTCAAAGAGACTTAA
- a CDS encoding class I SAM-dependent RNA methyltransferase has translation MNFRRSHKRNFSKESAPAETVTLRMERMAQGGDALTHLQDGRVCFVSGALTGELAEVVLSQNKKDFAKGFAKRILEPSEFRTEPQCPFYGKCGGCSMEHATFEFQLEAYRKSIEELFRRFAKTELPASWKIHSGKPYGYRNRARLVRIGKGWGFRETQSHNVIPVAQCKVLTPALNKALAANTFPNVPELSVFDNGSGKISYYYKGMSPAEFEKCAMNSVQIGDAKISMDSACFFQSNLEVLPELVETVKKAAGTGEYLIDLFSGVGFFATVLKKNFKKIVTVEREGKALFHANKNVPEAHNVSSPAEDWLAQNDASGADVLIVDPPRTGLPSSALEAIAKANPKKWIYISCDPSTLARDFRLLSENFGYKILNAEGFAFYPQTPHFEMFLELKRV, from the coding sequence ATGAATTTTCGCCGTTCGCATAAACGGAACTTTTCTAAAGAGTCCGCACCTGCAGAAACGGTAACGCTTCGCATGGAACGCATGGCGCAAGGCGGTGACGCTTTGACCCATTTGCAAGATGGCCGAGTCTGCTTTGTTTCGGGCGCATTAACGGGCGAACTTGCCGAAGTCGTTCTTTCGCAGAACAAAAAGGATTTTGCCAAAGGCTTTGCCAAAAGGATTTTAGAGCCTTCGGAATTTCGCACAGAACCGCAGTGCCCATTTTACGGCAAGTGCGGTGGCTGCTCCATGGAGCATGCGACTTTTGAATTTCAGCTGGAAGCGTACCGCAAATCGATCGAAGAACTGTTCCGCCGTTTTGCCAAAACGGAACTCCCTGCAAGTTGGAAAATCCATTCTGGAAAGCCTTACGGCTACCGCAACCGGGCACGCCTTGTCCGCATCGGCAAAGGCTGGGGATTCCGTGAAACGCAAAGCCACAATGTGATTCCTGTTGCGCAGTGCAAAGTTCTAACGCCTGCGCTCAACAAGGCTCTTGCCGCAAACACATTCCCGAATGTGCCGGAACTTTCCGTTTTCGATAACGGCAGCGGAAAAATCTCTTACTACTACAAAGGCATGTCGCCTGCGGAATTTGAAAAGTGCGCCATGAATTCCGTGCAAATCGGCGACGCCAAAATTTCGATGGATTCCGCTTGCTTCTTCCAGTCGAATTTAGAAGTTCTCCCGGAACTTGTGGAAACGGTCAAAAAGGCGGCGGGAACTGGGGAATATCTGATTGACCTTTTCAGCGGCGTCGGATTTTTTGCCACGGTCTTAAAAAAGAATTTCAAAAAGATCGTCACCGTGGAACGTGAAGGTAAGGCGCTTTTCCATGCGAACAAAAATGTACCCGAAGCGCACAATGTTTCTTCCCCTGCCGAAGACTGGCTCGCTCAAAATGATGCTTCGGGCGCAGACGTTCTGATTGTAGATCCGCCGCGCACAGGGCTTCCGAGCAGCGCCCTCGAAGCGATCGCCAAGGCGAATCCGAAAAAATGGATTTACATTTCTTGCGACCCGTCAACTCTTGCTCGGGACTTTAGACTGCTTTCTGAAAATTTTGGTTACAAAATTTTGAACGCAGAAGGCTTTGCCTTTTACCCGCAGACCCCGCATTTTGAAATGTTCCTCGAATTAAAGCGCGTGTAA
- the metF gene encoding methylenetetrahydrofolate reductase [NAD(P)H], protein MKIIDILKKNKMSLSFEVFPPKKATSFESVKSATESIAALGPSFMSVTYGAGGGVSQYTLEIAKNLKTKFNVSMLAHLTCVSSSKETVKQRIADMKAAGIKNVMALRGDLTPELIENNREKCDYHHAIELIHELKASDADFCIGAACYPEKHPESANQREDIQHLKEKVDAGADFLTTQMIFDNNLFFSFLYKLREAGVTCPVLPGIMPITNANQVERAIKLSGSFMPQRFKSLVDKFGSDPDAMKQAGIIYASDQIIDLYANGITNVHVYSMNKPDVAEGILKNVSAILGKNFV, encoded by the coding sequence ATGAAGATTATCGACATTCTCAAAAAAAACAAAATGAGCCTTTCTTTTGAAGTTTTCCCGCCAAAAAAGGCGACTAGCTTTGAAAGCGTCAAATCGGCAACGGAATCGATCGCCGCTCTAGGCCCTTCTTTTATGAGCGTGACCTATGGCGCAGGCGGTGGCGTTAGCCAGTACACTTTGGAAATCGCCAAGAACCTGAAGACTAAATTCAACGTATCGATGCTTGCGCACCTGACCTGCGTTTCGAGCAGCAAGGAAACCGTGAAGCAACGCATTGCCGACATGAAGGCGGCAGGCATCAAAAACGTGATGGCTCTCCGTGGCGACTTGACCCCGGAGCTGATTGAAAACAATCGCGAAAAATGCGACTACCATCATGCGATTGAACTCATTCATGAACTCAAGGCCAGCGATGCGGACTTTTGCATTGGCGCGGCCTGCTACCCGGAAAAGCACCCAGAAAGTGCCAACCAGCGCGAAGACATTCAGCACTTGAAGGAAAAGGTCGACGCTGGCGCGGACTTTTTAACGACGCAGATGATCTTTGACAACAACCTCTTCTTCAGCTTCCTCTACAAGCTGCGTGAAGCGGGCGTGACCTGCCCTGTTCTTCCGGGCATTATGCCGATCACGAACGCGAACCAGGTGGAACGTGCGATCAAGCTTTCCGGATCCTTTATGCCGCAACGTTTTAAGTCTCTTGTGGACAAGTTCGGCAGCGATCCGGATGCGATGAAGCAGGCAGGCATCATTTACGCAAGCGATCAGATTATTGACCTTTACGCAAACGGCATTACGAATGTTCACGTCTATTCGATGAACAAGCCCGATGTGGCTGAAGGAATTTTGAAGAACGTTTCTGCAATCCTCGGCAAGAACTTTGTCTAG